From the Halalkalicoccus sp. CGA53 genome, one window contains:
- a CDS encoding right-handed parallel beta-helix repeat-containing protein: protein MNRSLEETYKSTGRREGRILGRRTLLRTVGAAGIGLAASKSASATDSDNPTEIDSCAVIDEPGEYEIVSDITPDLIEAPGCIVITADDVYLNGNGYTIDIRDAEFERVGFYEDPRAIAVNPFALERDVTILDDVVIENVDILGGSGGIEYTFTGGRTTGITVRESGSGIRIRFQGPSVEQCTLEDNITGIDLQGDPDVYGGTGSTIDHCTIQRNRSTGVFVGHEMSSTITACRVLRNGIGVLESVFGGGSQIRDSNICFNEHYGVSNIDTPADDEFPEFSNITDAIENYWGAANGPSSFGDPPTSFTDPETGRPADGDGDVISESLDPGVSNVRFDPFLEEPNRDAGDRR, encoded by the coding sequence ACCTTGCTACGAACTGTCGGTGCGGCTGGAATCGGACTCGCCGCCAGCAAGTCTGCCAGTGCCACCGACTCTGATAATCCGACGGAGATCGATTCGTGTGCGGTTATCGACGAACCCGGCGAGTACGAGATCGTCTCCGACATCACACCGGACCTGATCGAGGCTCCCGGGTGTATCGTCATAACGGCGGACGACGTCTACCTGAACGGGAACGGCTATACGATCGATATCCGTGACGCAGAGTTCGAGCGAGTCGGCTTCTACGAGGATCCGAGGGCGATCGCGGTCAATCCCTTCGCCCTCGAGAGGGACGTGACGATCCTCGACGACGTCGTGATCGAGAACGTCGATATCCTCGGCGGGAGCGGGGGAATCGAGTATACGTTCACAGGCGGGAGAACGACCGGAATCACGGTGAGAGAGAGTGGTAGCGGGATTCGTATTCGGTTCCAGGGTCCTTCGGTCGAGCAGTGTACGCTCGAGGACAACATCACGGGCATCGATCTGCAGGGTGATCCCGACGTCTACGGGGGCACAGGGAGCACTATCGATCACTGTACGATCCAGCGGAACCGGAGTACAGGTGTCTTCGTCGGTCACGAGATGTCTTCGACCATCACCGCCTGTCGAGTTCTGAGGAACGGGATCGGCGTCCTCGAATCAGTATTTGGCGGCGGAAGCCAGATCCGGGACAGCAACATCTGCTTCAACGAACACTACGGGGTTTCGAACATCGATACCCCTGCAGACGACGAGTTCCCCGAATTCTCGAACATTACCGACGCGATCGAGAACTACTGGGGTGCCGCGAACGGGCCGTCGAGTTTCGGTGATCCTCCGACATCATTTACCGATCCAGAGACCGGGCGGCCGGCCGATGGAGACGGGGACGTGATCTCGGAATCGCTCGACCCCGGCGTGTCCAACGTCCGATTCGACCCGTTTCTCGAAGAACCGAACCGCGACGCTGGGGATCGGAGATAG
- a CDS encoding radical SAM protein, producing MISKGCEQCALGGKMVLFVYGYCDERDCFYCPLGEKRKNVEQVYANERPVERDEDVIQEAKLMDALGTSITGGEPQEAMGRTTRYLRLLKEEFGPEHHTHLYTGITGGRENMRKLAEAGLDEIRFHPPYELWGELHGTEWEEILYIAREEGLTPAFEIPGIRPEREFIEFLDEGAAEFCNVNQFEMSDGNYERMRAEGYELEDGHMSAVEGSKGILEEMADHPKVYFCTSVFKDAAQHRKRLQRMAENVRREFDDVTDDGTIVYGKTWETEARLRDLGIPEEFYTVKANHVELAWWLLEEMIEEGDVGKGEIVEQYPTYDGTVVERTPLA from the coding sequence ATGATCTCGAAGGGCTGTGAGCAGTGCGCGCTCGGCGGCAAGATGGTGCTGTTCGTCTACGGCTACTGCGACGAGCGCGACTGTTTCTACTGCCCGCTCGGGGAGAAACGAAAGAACGTCGAGCAGGTCTACGCCAACGAGCGCCCGGTCGAGCGAGACGAGGACGTCATCCAGGAGGCGAAGCTGATGGACGCGCTGGGCACATCGATCACCGGCGGCGAACCCCAGGAGGCGATGGGCCGCACCACCCGGTACCTCCGCCTGCTGAAAGAGGAGTTCGGCCCCGAGCACCACACCCACCTCTACACCGGGATCACCGGTGGACGCGAGAACATGCGAAAGCTCGCCGAGGCCGGCCTCGACGAGATCCGGTTTCACCCGCCGTACGAGCTCTGGGGAGAGCTCCACGGCACCGAGTGGGAGGAGATCCTCTATATCGCCCGCGAGGAGGGGCTCACCCCCGCCTTCGAGATCCCGGGCATCCGCCCCGAACGCGAGTTCATAGAGTTCCTCGACGAGGGCGCCGCGGAGTTCTGCAACGTCAACCAGTTCGAGATGAGCGATGGCAACTACGAGCGAATGCGCGCGGAGGGCTACGAACTCGAAGACGGGCACATGAGCGCGGTCGAGGGCTCGAAGGGGATCCTGGAGGAGATGGCCGACCACCCGAAGGTCTACTTCTGTACGAGCGTGTTCAAGGACGCCGCCCAGCACAGGAAACGCCTCCAGCGCATGGCCGAGAACGTCCGTCGGGAGTTCGACGACGTGACCGACGACGGGACGATCGTTTACGGGAAGACCTGGGAGACTGAAGCCCGCTTGCGCGACCTCGGCATTCCGGAGGAGTTCTACACGGTGAAGGCGAACCACGTCGAACTCGCCTGGTGGCTCCTAGAGGAGATGATAGAGGAGGGCGACGTGGGGAAAGGCGAGATCGTCGAGCAGTATCCGACGTACGACGGGACTGTAGTCGAGCGGACGCCGTTGGCGTGA
- a CDS encoding DUF373 family protein yields the protein MLLVLCVDLDDDLGRKAGVETPVIGRDAVEEAAVALATVDPEDSDVNVLFQGVHIADEFGEKGEAVTVAAVTGTEKADVSANRKVGEELDYVLASLSTDERVSAVVVTDGAQDESVIPVIRSRVPVDGVRRVVVRQAQDLESMYYTIKQVLNDPETRGTILVPLGILLLIYPLATLADRFGFPGATLGVLSALLGLYLLARGLGAQEAIDRWAERVRTVLYTGRVTLITSVVAAALLLIGGIGGVEALETAQVGEQLTALEVIAALVYGAVQWFAAAGITSSLGRITDAYLADRLEWRYLNAPFYVISIAVVLHGVSAFLLGYQTLPYVAAALTAGTLVGLVSTLTFAIVETRSARRAKPT from the coding sequence ATGCTGCTGGTGCTGTGTGTCGACCTCGACGACGACCTCGGGCGCAAGGCGGGCGTCGAGACGCCCGTCATCGGTCGGGACGCCGTCGAGGAGGCCGCCGTCGCGCTCGCGACGGTCGACCCCGAGGACTCCGACGTGAACGTCCTCTTCCAGGGCGTCCACATCGCCGACGAGTTCGGGGAGAAGGGCGAGGCGGTCACCGTCGCAGCGGTCACCGGCACCGAGAAGGCGGACGTGAGCGCGAACCGAAAGGTCGGGGAGGAACTCGACTACGTCCTCGCGAGCCTCTCGACGGACGAACGGGTCTCCGCGGTCGTCGTCACCGACGGCGCACAGGACGAGTCGGTGATCCCGGTGATCCGCTCGCGCGTGCCCGTCGACGGCGTTCGGAGAGTGGTCGTCCGTCAGGCCCAGGACCTCGAATCGATGTACTACACGATCAAGCAGGTGCTGAACGACCCGGAGACCCGCGGGACGATCCTCGTTCCCCTGGGGATCCTGCTGCTGATCTACCCGCTTGCGACGCTCGCCGACCGCTTCGGCTTCCCCGGCGCGACCCTGGGCGTGCTCTCCGCGCTGCTCGGCCTCTACCTGCTCGCCCGCGGACTGGGTGCACAGGAGGCGATCGACCGCTGGGCCGAGCGCGTTCGCACGGTGCTCTACACCGGCCGGGTGACACTGATCACGAGCGTCGTCGCCGCCGCACTGCTCCTGATCGGGGGGATCGGCGGGGTCGAAGCCCTGGAGACGGCACAGGTGGGCGAACAGCTCACGGCGTTGGAGGTGATCGCCGCGCTCGTCTACGGCGCGGTCCAGTGGTTCGCCGCCGCGGGGATCACGTCCAGCTTGGGACGGATCACCGACGCCTACCTCGCCGATCGACTGGAGTGGCGCTACCTGAACGCGCCCTTCTACGTGATCTCGATCGCGGTCGTCCTCCACGGCGTGAGCGCCTTCCTGCTCGGCTATCAGACCCTGCCGTACGTCGCCGCGGCGCTCACCGCGGGCACGCTCGTCGGGCTCGTGAGTACGCTCACCTTCGCCATCGTCGAGACGCGTTCGGCGAGACGGGCGAAGCCGACGTGA
- a CDS encoding polyprenyl synthetase family protein, protein MEYLDRRRSLVDERLSAVVAELEPELLREEVGHTVLSGGKRVRPTMTIIVCEAVGGTPEDAVDFGVGVELVHNASLVIDDIIDDSAVRRGAESAWSAFGYGPAIVSSDAHLGEAFALFSRDARAMQIVAEAMVELGEGEAIEIVARPENEAEYMELARRKTGALFRAAAEVGAVAADADAHTVEAVGEYAERVGIAFQIRDDVLDATADPEELGKPTGQDVEMDRPSLLQVTDLSPEEANERAHAESEAALSALSRVEAANTKAYEYLKDLAEFVVVRER, encoded by the coding sequence ATGGAGTACCTCGACCGCCGCCGCTCGCTCGTCGACGAGCGGCTCTCGGCGGTCGTGGCCGAACTCGAACCCGAGCTGCTGCGAGAGGAGGTCGGCCACACCGTCCTCTCCGGGGGCAAGCGGGTCCGGCCGACGATGACGATCATCGTCTGCGAGGCCGTGGGTGGAACGCCGGAGGACGCGGTCGACTTCGGGGTGGGCGTCGAACTCGTTCACAACGCGTCGCTCGTGATCGACGACATCATCGACGACTCCGCGGTGCGTCGCGGGGCCGAGAGCGCCTGGTCTGCGTTCGGCTACGGCCCCGCGATCGTCTCCTCCGATGCGCACCTCGGCGAGGCGTTCGCGCTCTTCTCTCGCGACGCCCGGGCGATGCAGATCGTCGCGGAGGCGATGGTCGAACTCGGCGAGGGAGAGGCGATCGAAATCGTCGCACGGCCGGAGAACGAGGCCGAGTACATGGAACTCGCCCGACGGAAGACCGGTGCGCTCTTTCGCGCCGCGGCGGAGGTCGGGGCAGTCGCGGCCGACGCCGACGCCCACACCGTCGAGGCGGTCGGCGAGTACGCCGAACGGGTGGGGATCGCCTTCCAGATCAGGGACGACGTGCTCGACGCGACTGCCGATCCCGAGGAGCTCGGGAAGCCGACGGGTCAGGACGTCGAGATGGACCGGCCCTCGCTGCTACAGGTTACGGATCTGAGCCCCGAGGAGGCGAACGAGCGGGCGCACGCGGAGTCCGAGGCGGCGCTCTCGGCGCTCTCGCGGGTCGAGGCGGCGAACACGAAGGCCTACGAGTACCTCAAGGACCTCGCGGAGTTCGTCGTCGTCAGAGAGCGCTGA